A stretch of the Marasmius oreades isolate 03SP1 chromosome 8, whole genome shotgun sequence genome encodes the following:
- a CDS encoding uncharacterized protein (BUSCO:EOG09260XMI) encodes MTEVNQTYGQSLPDQVDRIANNFNVHLELVSEIRDIYKERVTIEREYAAKLQTLAKKAVEKRSRLESRLVLGSDPTKTWTEASLKQNMLNVAYKELVDSITNASHDHVNIADALTSQVVEALKAVERRNEEAQKKEMQFFHKLTVDRDNIYADRLKSKQKYDEECLEVDLHRQKQSRAQDDRHADRVSRQAEQQRNEMLNSKNIYIISTAIANTAKSKYFNVDLPDLENRLQVLQARLVERFTQVLIHGQALQMGHLDVLKGRLSGVEASLQRVNPARDQDLFIDFNIRPFSAPSDWAFEPCHNFYDSEDMNVEQIPKVFLQNKLRRSQNKLQELGALLDGKAREQDQLQKLVAAYATDKSLGNIDDITNKYTEASHQLTLYKTSETILTAEVDTIMKALEGDLGAQQPHSFKSASFSIPTTCGYCKTSIWGISKQGKTCKACNLSVHGKCELKVPADCQRGTGDVSRPASKSLASPSQTGRLSSKEVSRLEEPTPSSFVHPSASDKEITYPTAQVIYDFVATSEFELSVTDGIIVRVLEPDDGSGWIKVADGHGGDGLVPASYLEYGTSEAADESPTRENGSGRYVKAIYQYVANGPDELTLEEGEVIELSSGATGGQNYGEGWWEGFDTKGHKGIFPSNYVEAV; translated from the exons ATGACCGAAGTAAATCAGACCTACGGTCAATCTCTTCCC GACCAAGTCGACAGAATCGCAAACAATTTCAACGTTCATCTCGAACTAGTCAGCGAA ATTCGGGATATCTACAAAGAGCGAGTTACTATCGAACGAGAATATGCAGCAAAGCTACAAACCCTCGCGAAGAAGGCCGTGGAGAAGAGAAGCAGGCTCGAATCGAGATTAGTTCTTGGAAGTGATCCAACCAAGACATGGACAGAGGCTTCCTTGAAGCAAAA CATGTTAAATGTCGCTTACAAGGAGTTGGTGGATTCCATAACCAACGCATCCCATGACCATGTCAATATTGCAGATGCTCTCACATCTCAGGTGGTCGAGGCATTGAAAGCAGTTGAGCGgaggaacgaggaagctcAGAAGAAG GAAATGCAATTCTTTCACAAACTCACTGTAGATCGAGACAATATATACGCAGATCGTCTGAAG AGTAAGCAAAAG TACGATGAAGAATGTCTTGAGGTGGATCTGCACAGACAGAAGCAG AGTCGAGCTCAAGATGACCGCCATGCCGACCGAGTGTCGCGGCAAGCCGAACAACAGCGTAACGAGATGCTCAATAGTAAAAA CATATACATTATTTCGACTGCCATAGCCAACACGGCTAAATCTAAATACTTCAACGTGGACCTTCCTGATCTTGAAAAT AGACTCC AGGTTCTACAGGCCCGATTAGTGGAAAGATTTACGCAAGTCCTGATACATGGTCAAGCGTTACAAATGGGCCATCTAGACGTCCTCAAGGGCCGGCTCTCCGGGGTGGAAGCCTCCCTTCAGCGCGTAAATCCTGCCCGAGATCAAGATCTCTTTATCGATTTCAATATACGACCGTTCAGTGCACCTTCTGATTGGGCTTTTGAGCCATGCCATAACTTCTACGATTCG GAAGACATGAACGTTGAACAAATTCCTAAGGTGTTCCTGCAGAACAAATTACGTCGAAGCCAAAACAAACTCCAGGAACTTGGAGCCTTGTTAGACGGCAAAG CGAGAGAGCAAGACCAGCTGCAAAAACTCGTTGCAGCATATGCCACTGATAAGTCACTAGGCAATATAGACGATATCACGAAC AAATATACCGAGGCCAGCCACCAACTGACCCTGTACAAAACATCGGAAACTATTCTTACCGCCGAAGTTGACACCATAATGAAAGCTCTCGAAG GTGATCTGGGGGCACAACAACCTCATTCCTTCAAAAGTGCATCATTCTCTATTCCAACTACATGCGGATACTGCAAG ACATCGATATGGGGAATAAGCAAACAGGGGAAAACATGCAAGGCCTGCAACCTCTCCGTACATGGGAAGTGTGAGCTCAAG GTTCCCGCCGATTGTCAGCGGGGAACTGGTGACGTGAGCCGACCCGCGTCGAAATCATTGGCCTCGCCCAGTCAAACCGGCCGTCTAAGCTCCAAAG AGGTCTCTCGATTGGAAGAGCCTACACCCTCATCCTTTGTTCATCCGTCCGCGTCTGATAAAGAAATCACCTATCCAACGGCACAAGTCATTTATGACTTTGTTGCGACGTCGGAGTTTGAGCTGTCTGTCACAG ACGGAATCATTGTCCGTGTTTTGGAGCCTGACGATGGCTCTGGTTGGATCAAAGTGGCTGATGGTCATGGAGGGGACGGGCTAGTCCCCGCTTCTTACCTGGAGTATGGGACCTCTGAAGCCGCCGACGAATCACCGACCAGGGAGAACGGTTCTGGAAGATATG TCAAAGCAATATATCAATATGTTGCGAATGGACCGGACGAACTCACgcttgaagaaggagaagtcaTTGAGCTGTCAAGTGGTGCGACAGGTGGTCAGAATTACGGTGAAGGTTGGTGGGAAG GGTTCGATACAAAAGGCCATAAGGGCATATTCCCGAGCAACTAT GTTGAAGCTGTATAA